TCCGCGGCGTGGGGCTACTGGGTTGCCTCGGTGCTCGGCAACGCCAGCTTCTTCGTGCTGATCTTCAGTGGCCTCGGCCACTTCCTGCCGGTGTTCGGCGAAGGCAATACCCCGGCCGCCGTGGCCGCTTCGTCCGTGCTGTTGTGGACCGTGCACCTGCTGGTGCTGCGTGGCCTTCGGACGGCGGCCATCGTCAACGGCCTGGTGACCGTGGCCAAGCTGCTGCCGATCGCACTGTTCCTGATCCTGGCCGCAGGCGCGTTCCGCATGGACGTGTTCCGTACCGATTTCCTCGGCAGGCCCGCACTCGGTGACCTTGGCCAGCAGTTGCGCGGCATGATGCTGGTGACCGTGTGGGTGTTCATCGGCATCGAAGGCGCCAGCATCTATTCGCGGCGTGCCGCGCGCCGTGCCGACGTCGGGCGTGCCACGGTGATCGGTTTCGTGGGCGTCTGGCTGTTGCTGGTACTGGTCAGCCTGTTGTCGATGGGCGTACTGTCGCAGGCCGAACTGGCCGGGCTCCCCAACCCGTCGATGGCATATGTGCTGCGCGCCATCGTCGGCGAATGGGGCGCAACGGTGATCATCATCGGTTCGATCATTTCAGTGCTCGGTGCGCTGCTGGCCTGGGTGCTGCTGTGCGCCGAAGTGTTGTATGCCGCCGCCGGCGACGGCACCATGCCGGCCTTCCTGGGCCGCGAGAATGCGCGCGGCGTGCCGGCCAATGCGCTCTGGCTGAGCAACGGCCTGATCCAGCTGTTCCTGCTGCTGGTGCTGGTCAATGCAGGCAGCTACACCGGGCTGGTACTGCTGGCCGCATCGATGAGCCTGGTGCCCTACTTCCTGTCCACGGCGTTCGGCGTGCAACTGGCCTGGCGCGGACAGGCCTACGCAGGTGAGCCAGGCGCGCGCTGGCGCGATTTCGGGGTCGCACTGCTGGCCAGTGCCTATGCACTCTGGCTGGTGTATGCCGGCGGCCTCGACAACCTGCTGCTGTCGGTGCTGCTGTATGTGCCGGGCGTGGTGCTGTTCGGATTGACCCGGCACCAGCGCGGCGAGCGGGTATTCACGCGCTGGGAGTGGGTGCTGTTCGGCGCGATCCTGGCGGTGGCGATCGCCACGCTGGTGGCGTTCTGCAAGGGGGACCTGAAACTGTAGAGTCGAGCCGACGCTCGACGCTACGCGACAGGGCAGCCGAACATGGGTTCGGCGCTCACGGCTTCGCCAGCATGCCGATATCCTGCATCCAGCGCTCGGCCAGCCGCGGCCACGCCGCGACCGGTGCATCCTTCATGCGCAGCCCGAATGCATGGCCGCCGCGGGCAAACAGATGCATTTCCACCGGCACGCCCGCGTCGATCAGGGCACGGTAGTAGGCCAGTGATTCGCGCACGTCATCGGTGCGATCGTCGGTGGCCTGCGCGATGAACGTCGGCGGCACCTTGTCATCCACGGTGATGTCCTTGACCAGCGACAACCCCTTTCCGTGCCCCGCCCACAGGTGCCCGGAATACATCACCATCGCGAAATCGGGGCGGCTCGGCTGCTCATCCGCCGCGTCGACCGGCGCGTAGCTGCGCGGCGCGTGCGTGCTCAGTCCCGCCACCACGTGACCACCGGCGGAAAAGCCGATCACCCCGACCCGCTTCGGATTGATGGACCAGCGCTCGGCCTGCGCGCGCAGCAGGCCCATTGCACGCTGTGCATCCTGCAGGGCCATCGGCACCTTCGGAATGTCGCGGCAGTTGCACTCGGGATCCCAGTTCGGGCCGGATGCGGGCGCGCGGTACTTCAGCAGTGCACAGGTGACGCCCTGCGCGGTCAACCAGTCGCAGATCTCGCTGCCTTCCAGGTCCATCGCCAGCACCCGGTAGCCTCCGCCAGGCACCACCATTACCGCGGTGCCATTGGACGGCCCCTTCGGCGCAAACACGGTGAGAGTCGGCACGGCCACGTTCTGCAGCATCATCCAGTGTTCGCCACTGGCTTCGGAGGTCACGTCGCTGACCTGCTCGGGGCCTTTCAGTTTTGGCGGCACCATTACCCCGCCCTGCGGCCACAGCGCAAATTCGATGGCGCCCTGTGGCGGATGCCAGGTGGGCGGCGCGACCTCCGCAGCGGCGCACGACACGATCGCAAGCAGCAGACAACCCATGAACAGGCGTGCGCGCACAATCAACATCCCTGGTTGATGACACTGCATTGTAGAGTCGAGCCATGCCCGACTGACGCAGCTCGACGCCACAAACGGCAAAAAAAAACCTGCATCTCGCAATGCAGGTTTCTCAAGGTGGCGCCCGAAGTTGGACTCGAACCAACGACCCCCTGATTAACAGTCAAGTGCTCTAACCGGCTGAGCTATTCGGGCAGACGACTAGTATAACCACTCTTCACGCGCGATG
The sequence above is a segment of the Stenotrophomonas maltophilia genome. Coding sequences within it:
- a CDS encoding alpha/beta hydrolase yields the protein MGCLLLAIVSCAAAEVAPPTWHPPQGAIEFALWPQGGVMVPPKLKGPEQVSDVTSEASGEHWMMLQNVAVPTLTVFAPKGPSNGTAVMVVPGGGYRVLAMDLEGSEICDWLTAQGVTCALLKYRAPASGPNWDPECNCRDIPKVPMALQDAQRAMGLLRAQAERWSINPKRVGVIGFSAGGHVVAGLSTHAPRSYAPVDAADEQPSRPDFAMVMYSGHLWAGHGKGLSLVKDITVDDKVPPTFIAQATDDRTDDVRESLAYYRALIDAGVPVEMHLFARGGHAFGLRMKDAPVAAWPRLAERWMQDIGMLAKP
- the arcD gene encoding arginine-ornithine antiporter, which gives rise to MAATSQRLGLPALTALVVGSMVGAGIFSLPQNVARSAGPAAALIGWAVSGAGMLMLAFVFQALANRRPDLDTGIYAYAREGFGNYIGFSAAWGYWVASVLGNASFFVLIFSGLGHFLPVFGEGNTPAAVAASSVLLWTVHLLVLRGLRTAAIVNGLVTVAKLLPIALFLILAAGAFRMDVFRTDFLGRPALGDLGQQLRGMMLVTVWVFIGIEGASIYSRRAARRADVGRATVIGFVGVWLLLVLVSLLSMGVLSQAELAGLPNPSMAYVLRAIVGEWGATVIIIGSIISVLGALLAWVLLCAEVLYAAAGDGTMPAFLGRENARGVPANALWLSNGLIQLFLLLVLVNAGSYTGLVLLAASMSLVPYFLSTAFGVQLAWRGQAYAGEPGARWRDFGVALLASAYALWLVYAGGLDNLLLSVLLYVPGVVLFGLTRHQRGERVFTRWEWVLFGAILAVAIATLVAFCKGDLKL